The sequence below is a genomic window from Actinokineospora baliensis.
CGGGCAGCATCACCAAGGCCGCGTCCACCCTTGGGCTCGCCCAACCCGCGCTGACCGCACAGCTCCACCGGATCGAGCGCGCGCTCGGTGGACCCCTCTTCGAACGCGACCGCAAGGGCGCCAGACCGACCGCGCTCGGTGAGCTGGTGCTCTCGCGGGCCCGCCTGCTGCTGCCCGCGGTGTCCGGGCTGCGCGAGGAGGCGGCCCGTTTCGCCAACAACGCCGCGCTGCCCGGCGACACCCCGGCCCGGCTGCGGTTGGGCTCGGCGACCGGCCCGGTGCTCGGCGGTCTGGTCCACCAGCTCAACGCCGCCTACCCCGACCTGCACGTCACCACGCACGTGTCCTGGTCGTCGGAGGAGCTGGCGTCGATGGTGGCCGACGGGCGGGTGGACTACACCCTGGTCGGGGTCTGCGGTGACGCGCCGCCGCCGTCGCAACCGGGGTTGATCTGGCGGACGCTGGCCACCGACCCGGTGTTCGTGCTGCTGTCGGACAAGCACCCGCTGGCCAGCCTGCCCGAGGTGGAGCTGTCGGACCTGGCCGGGTCGCAGTGGGGCGCGACCCCCGGCGACGGCTGCTTCGCCGACTGCTTCGCCGCGGCCTGCGCGCGGGCCGGGTTCACCCCGCGCACCCTCTACGAGACCGACGTCAACAGCTGCATCGACCTGGTCGAGTCCGGCGACGCCGTGGTGCTGTGCCAGCCGATGTTCCGCAAGATGCCCGGTGTGGTGCCGGTGCCGATCGCGGGCAACCCGCTGCGCTGGCGCAACCTGATCGGCTGGCACCCCGACGGCTCCGCGGCGGCGTTCTCCGACCAGCTGGTGAAGATGGCCAGCACCGCCTACGCCGACGTCATCGCCCGCAGCGCCCGCTACACCGAGTTCCTGCGCGACCACCCCGGGTTCGGCGTCGAGCGCCCGGAGGCCATCTAGGCCGCATAGCGCGGGTGCTATGGCCAAATCATATGGACCGAAGGTCTGTGATCCGCATTACTGTGCCAGGCACCTGCTGACCGTTTCGTCCGGTTGATCTCCGTCAGCCGGACTCCCCGCGACCGAAGTGCGCTCGGCCGGACCAGCCACCCGGCCCGCTTCGCCGCGCCGGTACGCAGCCATCCCGTACACCTTCCCCTGCACGAGGAGAACGGCATGGCAAGACGCATCACAGCCCTGCTCTCAGCCACCGTGGCGACGGCCGGTGCCGTCGTCGCGGTGTCCTTATCGGCCGAGGCTGCGCCCGCCCCGGCCGCCGCCGACGGAATGCACGCGGCGATGCAGCGCGACCTGGGCCTGTCCGCCAACCAGGCCACCAGCCGCATCGCCAACGAGGACCGGGCCACCAAGGCCGACCGGGCGCTGCGCAAGCAGTTGGCCAACCGGCACGGCGGCTCCTGGTACGACGCGGGCCGGGGCAAGCTCGTCGTCGCGGTCACCGACTCGGGGGCCGCCGCGGCCGCCAGGTCGGCCGGTGCCGACGCGGTCGTCGTCTCGCGCACCGAGGCGCAACTCGACGACCTCAAGGCCAAGTTGGACGCCAACCTGGCGCGCAGCCCGAAGACCGTCCCCGCCTGGTACGTCGACGTCACGAGCAACAAGATCGTGGTCAAGTCGCGCGGCTCGGCCTTGGCCGCGGCCCGTGCGTTCGTGGCGGCCAGCGGTGTCCCCGCCGACGCGGTCGCCGTCGAGGCGTCGGACGAGGCCCCGCGCAAGCTGATCGACGTGGTCGGCGGCAACGCGTACTACATCGGCAGCGGCACCCGCTGCTCGGTCGGCTTCTCGGTCAACGGCGGTTTCATCACCGCGGGCCACTGCGGCCGCACCGGCGCCACCACGACGACCCCGAGCGGCACCTTCGCCGGATCCAGCTTCCCCGGCAACGACTACGCCTTCGTCAGGGTCAACTCCGGCAACACGATGATCGGCGCCGTCAACAACTACTCCGGCGGCCGGGTGGCCGTCGCGGGCAGCACCGAGGCCCCGGTCGGGTCCTCGATCTGCCGGTCCGGCTCCACCACGGGCTGGCACTGCGGCACCATCCAGGCCCGCAACTCCTCGGTCACCTACCCCGAGGGCACCATCACCGGCCTGATCCGCACCAGCGTCTGCGCCGAGCCGGGCGACTCGGGCGGTTCGGCGATCTCGGGCGGCCAAGCCCAGGGTGTCACCTCCGGCGGCTCCGGCAACTGCTCCTCCGGCGGGACGACCTACTTCCAGCCGGTCAACGAGATCCTGCAGGTCTACGGCCTGAGCCTGATCACCAACGGCGGTACTCCGCCGACCACCACCCCGCCGACGACCCCGCCGGGCACCTGCACCGGCACCACCTACACCGGCAGCCTCGCCAGCGGCGGGCAGGCCATCCAGCCCAACAACAGCTACTACCAGACCAGCGCCACCGGCGCGCACCGCGGCTGCCTCAGCGGCCCGTCGGGTTCGGACTACGACCTGTACCTGCAGAAGTGGAACGGCAGCAGCTGGGCGAACGTGGCCAGCGGCACCACACCGTCCAACGCGGAGTCCGTGTCCTACACCGGAACAGCCGGCTACTACCGCTGGCAGATCCACGCCTACAGCGGCTCCGGCAGCTACACCCTGCGCGCCTCCCGGCCATAACCCCACCCGCCGAGCGGCCGACCCCACCCGGGTCGGCCGCTCGCCCATGTCCCCACTCGCAGCGCAGCCCCCACAACCCCACCATCACCGCAACGTCAACCCGCAGGGCAGACCTCGCGCCTTCGGCAGGCCCGCCACCCCTAGGCGGCAGATCCCGCGCTCTTGGGCGGCAAGCCTCGCGCTCCTAGGCGGCGGGCCCCACACCCCCGGACGGCAGCCCCTCGCACGGCAGCCCCTCGCACGGCAGACCCCGCCCGCACGGCAGACCCCGCCCGCACGGCAGACCCCGCCCGCACGGCAGACCCCGCCCGCACGGCAGACCCCGCCCGCACGGCAGACCCCGCCCACCCAGGGGGGGCCACCCACTTCCAGCGTATCGGGTTTCGAGCGCTGTCAAGGGGGCTCGGCCGGAGCTGTGGACAGGTGAGGCCATTGTGGACAACGAGGGGCCAAGAGCCGTCTCGGCCTACTTCGCGTCCGCGTAGCTCTGGGCCACCTGTGCCACGAGCGGGAACAGGACCGCCGTCCCCGGGAAGACCAGTCGGCTGGCCTCTTCCGCCGCGGCTCCGATTTCCGCGACGACGACATCCGCCACCTCGCTCGGGCAGTGGACCAGTACCTCGTCGTGCTGGAAGAACACGATCTGGGCGTTCGGCGCCACCTCGAACAGCCGCCTTCGCAGGGTTGCCAGCATGGTCAGGGCCCAGTCCGCGGCGCTGGCCTGCACCACGAAGTTTCGGGTGAACCGACCCCATTCGCGGGCCGCTTGCCGACCCGCGCGTTCCTCGGTCTCGGTCTCAGCCGCACCGGTCCGCTCCCGCCAGGCCTCGCTGGGTGGGGGACTGGTTCGCCCCAGTCGGGACCGCACGATCCGGCCTTCCTCGCCTGCCCGCGCGGCGTGTTCCACGTAGTCGACCGCGACCGGGAAGCGTTTGCGCAGCACGGCGAGCAGTGGGCCCGCTTCCCCGCTGGTGCCGCCGTACATCGCTGAGAGCATCGCGATCTTGGCTCGGCCGCGGTCCCCGTCGAACGCGTCTGCGGCGAGGCTGGTGTAGAGGTCGTCGGTCGCGGAGACCTCGGCGAAGCGTTGGTCGCCGGACAGTGCGCCGAGCACTCGGGGTTCGAGTTGGGAGGCGTCGGCGACCACGAGTGACCACCCGGGGTCGGCCCGCACCGCGGTCCGCAGCGTCTTCGGCAGTTGCAACGCCGCTCCGCCCCTGGTCGCCCACCGGCCAGAGACGACCCCGCCCACGACGTACTCCGGTCGGAACCGCCCGGCGGTGACCCAGGAGTCCAGCCACGACCAGCCGTGCACGACCCACAACCGCGCTAGCTCCTTGTACTCCAGCAGCGGCGCGACCGCCGGGTGCTCGATCTCGCGCAGAACCCAGGCGCGCGCCGAGGACACCTCGATCCCCTCGCGCGCGAACGCCTTCACGATGCTCGGCGGGTGGTCCGGGTTGATCGGCCGACCCGAGAAGGCCGCGCTGATCCGTTCCGCCAGGGCCGCGAGCTTGGCGGGCCGCACCCCCGGTGCCGTGCGCGGACCCAGCGTCTCGGTCAGCAGTCCGATGTGGACTTCCGGGCGCCACGGCAACCCGTGGTGGGTCATCTCCGCCGCGGCCAACCCGCCTGCCGATTCGGCCGCCGCCAGCAGTCGCAGCCGGTCGGGGTGGGCGGTCGAGGCGAGTCGGCGTTCCTGGTCGGCGAGCACGTCGGCCGCCGCGAGCACCGGGTCGACGCCCGGCGGGGTGGTCCCGCGGTCGGTCTCGAACAGCGCGGGTGGACTGTCGCGCTCCAGCGGCGGTGGGTCGGCGGGTTCGGCCAGTCCGCGCGGCCTGGCCCACGCCGCGGCGAGGTTGCGCGGTTGGCCCGGTCGTTGCTCGAAGGCGAGCAGGATCCCCTCGACCAGGGCCAGGTCGTGGCAGCGGCCCAGCCGGACACCCGCGCGCAGCAGCGCCGGGTACGCCTCGTCGAGTGCGGGCAGCACCCATCGCGGCGCGTGCTCGCGCTCGAGGTCGGCCATCCACGCGGCGAGGTCGGGCACGTCGAAGGGGGCCTGGTCGGGCACGAGCACCCGGCCCGCTCCCTCGGCTCCCGGTACCGCCACGACGCGCACGTTCGGCATTCTGGGGCATGACCCTGACAGTCGCTGGTGGTTGACTCGCCAGTAGGTTCTGCGGCACGGTGTTACCCCTGGGTAACACCTGTTGGGAGGCGTCGGTGAGCGAGTACCTGAGCCGCGTTCGCGAGCTGGCCGCGAAGGTGCCCACCGCGATCCGCAGCGTGGACGTCATGCGCCGGGCCGGTCTGGTGCCGCTGAGCAGGCCCGACCACGTGCTCGGGTCGATGGTCGCGATGCGCAGGCTGGGCCCGATCGCGGGGGCCGCCCGCATCGCCGCCACCCGTGACCGGGCCGCCGTGGGGCTGGTCGACGAGCTGGGACCGCTGACCTTCGCCGAGCTCGACCGCAGGTCCAACGCGCTGGCCAGGGCGTTCGCCGAGCGCGGGGTCACCCCGGACTCGGTGGTGGCGCTGCTGGCCCGCGACCACCGCGGCGCCGTGGAGACCATGCTGGCCGCCTCCAAGCTCGGCGCGCGGCTGCTGCTGATGAACACCGGGTTCGCCCGCCCGCAGCTGGTCGACGTCGCCGAGCGCGAGGGCGTCACGGTGTTCGTCTACGACCAGGAGTTCACCCCGCTGGTCGAGGCGCTGCCCCGGTCGCTGCCCAGCTACCTCGCCTGGGTCGACGACGCGCCCGAGGGGGCGGTGACCCTGGAGGACCTGATCGCCGGGACCGACGACCGCGCGGTGCCGATGCCGCGCCAGCCGGGCGGGATGGTCCTGCTCACCAGCGGCACCACCGGCACGCCGAAGGGCGCGCCCCGCCAGGTGCGGTCCCCGCTGGCCGCCGCCCAGTTCCTCGACCGCATCCCGCTGCGCACCGGTGAGGCGACCGTGCTGGCCGCGCCGCTGTTCCACGCGACCGGGTTCTCGCAGTTCATCATCTCGTTCGCGCTCGGCTCGCGGGTCGTCGTGCGGCGCCGGTTCGACCCAGAGGCCACCCTCGCCGCGATCGCCGACAACCGGGCCACCGCGCTCGTGCTGGTGCCGACGATGCTGCAGCGCATCCTGGACCTGGGCGAGGACGTGCTGGCCCGCTACGACACCGGCAGCCTGCGGATCGTGTTCACCGCCGGGTCCGCCCTGTCGCCGGAACTGGGCAACCGGGCCAGCCGGGTGTTCGGCGACGTGATCCACAACCTCTACGGGTCCACCGAGGTGTCGGTGGCCTCGGTGGCCACCCCGCGGGACTGGCGCGCGGCTCCCGGCACCGTCGGCAAGCCCCCGGTCGGCTGCCAGGTCGTGCTCTACGACGCGGACGGGGCGCCGGTGACCGAGCCCGGTGTCACCGGGCGGGTGTTCGCGGGCAGCGGGCTGGCTTTCGGCGGGTACACCGACGGGCGGCACAAGGAGGTCATCGGTGGCCTGCTGTCCACGGGGGACGTCGGGCACTTCGACGCCGAGGGGCGGTTGTTCATCGACGGCCGCGACGACGACATGATCGTCTCCGGTGGCGAGAACGTGTTCCCCGGCGAGATCGAGAACCTGCTCGTCGCCTTCCCCGGGGTGGTTGAGGCCGCGGTGCTCGGGGTACCCGACGCCGAGTTCGGCCAGCGGCTCAAGGCCTTCGTGGTCTTGGAGCCCGGCGCCGCGGTCACCGAGGAGCGGCTGCGCGAGCACGTGCGGACCAACCTGGCCCGGTTCAAAGTGCCCAGGGAAGTCGTTTTCCTCGACGAGTTGCCGCGCAACGCCACCGGCAAACTGCTGCGCAATCAGCTCGCCTGATATCACGGTCAAATCGAGCGGCACAACCCTCGGCCGTGGGGAAACTGGCCGCGGAATTGCGTGTTCGACCGTCGATCCAGTAGTGATTTGAAGTCTTTCGTTCCCAGATGGCGCCGCTGTTGTGCAATCTTGCACTACCCGGGCGAAAGGGGCGCTGAACTGGGTGTATGCCCACGTCAGCAGGGGCTACTCGCCGGTATTCATCGAATACGATCATGGCGCGACCGGCGTAGTGACACTGCGCTGTTCGGCGCACTTGTGGCAAGTGGCAACTGTTGAGGCGCTTTCGGATCCGGCGTTGCATATCTCTCACGCAAGTGATCCATCGGGGCAAACGAAAGGTCTTCCATGACTTCGAAGCGCGAAGGTCGTCGGGGCCGACTCGCTGTCGGTTTCGCGCTCGTCGGTGCCGCCGCTATCGCCGCGGTCGCCATTACTCCCACCGCCCAGGCGGCCGAGGGGCAGGTCCGGTTCGCCGGGTCCCCGGACGCCATCGCGGACAGCTACATCGTTGTCCTCAAAGACACCAGGGCCGCCATCGGCGCGCAGTCCGCCGCTTTGGCCGATCGCTACGACGCCACGGTCAACCGCCAGTTCGACACCGCGATCACCGGTTTCTCCGCGACGATGTCCGCCGAGCGGGCCGCCGAACTCGCCGCGGACCCGGCCGTCGCCTACGTCCAGGCCAACCAGCGCTTCCACGCGACCGGCACCCAGGAGAACCCGCCGTCGTGGGGCCTGGACCGCATCGACCAGGCCGACCTGCCGCTCGACGACAGCTACACCTACCCGAGCGAGGCGGCCGACGTCACCGCCTACGTCATCGACACCGGGGTCAACGCCGCGCACACCACCTTCGGCGGCCGTGCCTCCGGCGGGTTCGACGCGGTGGACAACGACGACGACCCCGATGACGGCAACGGCCACGGCACGCACGTGGCGGGCACCATCGGCGGAAAGGAGTACGGGGTCGCCAAGGGCGTGAAGATCGTCCCGGTCCGGGTGCTCGACGACAACGGCAGCGGCAGCACCGACGGCGTCGTGGCGGGCATCGAGTGGGTCGCGGAGAACCACAGCGGCGCGTCGGTGGCCAACATGAGCCTCGGCGGTCCGGCCGACTCCGCGCTCGACCAGGCGGTCAAGGGCGCCATCTCGGCCGGGGTCACCTTCGCCGTCGCCGCGGGCAACTCCGGTGACAACGCCAGCGGCTACTCGCCCGCCAGGGTCCAGGAGGCGATCACCGTCGCCGCGTCGGACGACGCCGACAAGCAGGCGCAGTTCTCCAGCCACGGCTCGATCGTCGACATCTACGCGCCCGGCGTGAACATCACCTCGTCGTGGATCGGCAGCACCACCGCCACCAACCGGATCAGCGGCACCTCGATGGCCACCCCGCACGTGACCGGCGCCGCCGCGCTGTACCTGGCGGGCAACCCGTCCGCCAGCCCGGCCGATGTCGCCGCCGCCCTGGTCGAGGCCGCTTCGGCCGACAAGATCTCCAACCCGAGTTCAGGGACCCCGAACAAGTTGCTGCACGTGGGTTCCTGACGTTTCCGCCGATCGCCCGCACCTCGCAGGGGGTGCGGGCGATCGCCCTTTCCGGCTAAGTTAACCCACGGGTAACTTCGCGGTGAGGAGGCACGGCGTGGACTTCGCGCATTCGGCCAGGGCGGCGGACCTGCTGGCGCGGGTGACCGGTTTCGTCCGCGACGAGGTCGAGCCGGTCGAGGCCGAGCACCTCCGCGAGCTCGCCCGGCTGGACAACCCCTGGGTCGTGCTCCCGCTCGTCGAGGAGCTCAAGGCGAAGGCCCGCGCGCAGGGCCTGTGGAACCTCTTTCTGCCCGAGGAATCCGGTCTGTCCACAGTGGAGTACGCGCCGCTGGCCGAGGCGATGGGCCGCTCGTTGCTCGCGCCGGAGGTGTTCAACTGCAACGCCCCCGACACCGGCAACATGGAAGTCCTGCACCGCTACGGCAGCCCCGCCCAGCGGGACCGGTGGCTGCGGCCGCTGCTCGACGGGGCCATCCGCTCCGCGTTCTGCATGACCGAACCGGACGTCGCCTCCTCCGACGCGACCACCATGGCCGCGACCGCGGTCCCCGACGGCGACGAGATCGTCCTCAACGGCACCAAGTGGTTCTCCACCGGCATCGGCCACCCGAACTGCGCCGTGGCGATCTTCATGGGCCGCACCGACCCCGCGGCGCCCCGGCACGCCCAGCACACGATGCTGCTGGTCCCGCTGGACACCCCGGGGGTCGAGGTGCAGCGGATGCTGCCGGTGTTCGGCCGCCACGACGAGCCGCACGGCCACGGCCAGGTCGGCTTCACCGACGTGCGGCTGCCGCTGGACTCGGTCATCGCCGGTGTCGGCCGCGGCTTCGAGATCGCCCAGGGCAGGCTGGGGCCCGGCCGCGTCCACCACTGCATGCGGCTGGTGGGGCTCGCCGAGAAGGCCCTGGAACTGGCCTGCCTGCGCGCCACCGGCCGGGTCGCCTTCGGCAAGCCGCTGGCCGACCTCGGCGGCAACCGCGAACGCATCGCCGACGCCCGCATCGCCATCGACCAGGCCAGGTTGCTCGTGCTCAACGCCGCCTGGAAGCTCGACACGGTGGGCATCGAGGGTGCCCGCTCCGAGGTGTCGCAGATCAAGGTCGCCGTCCCGTCGATGGCCCTGTCGGTCATCGACCTCGCCATCCAGCTGCACGGCGCCGCGGGCATGACCGACGACTTCCCGCTCGCCGCCGCCTACGCCTCCGCCAGGTCACTGCGCCTGGCCGACGGCCCGGACGAGGTGCACCGGGGCGTCGTCGCCCGTGTCGAGCTGGCGAAGTACCGGAGGGAAAGCCGTTGACCCGCGAGAACATCTTCATCACGGGTGCCAGCTCCGGCCTCGGCGCCGAGATGGCGCGGCAGTTCGCGGCCATGGGTCGCACCCTGGTGCTCGCCGCCAGGCGCACCGACCGGTTGGCCGCGCTGCGGCAGGAGCTGCTCACCGCCAACCCCGGCGCCACCGTCCTGGTCAAGGCGCTCGACGTCACCGACCACGACGCGGTGTTCCGGGTGTTCGCCGAGGCGCGGTCGGAGCTGGGCTCGCTCGACCGGGTGGTCGTCAACGCCGGGCTCGGCAAGGGGCAGCCGCTGGGCACCGGCTACTTCCACGCGAACAAGCAGACCGCGGAGACCAACTTCGTCGCCGCGCTCGCTCAATGCGAGGCCGCGATGACCGCGTTCAGGGAGCAGGGCGCCGGGCACCTGGTGGTCGTGTCGTCGATGAGCGCGATGCGGGGGATGCCGCGCAACCTGTCCACCTACGCCGCCAGCAAAGCGGGGGTCGCCGCGCTGGCCGAGGGGATCCGGGCGGACACGCTGCGCACGCCGATCAAGGTGACCACGCTGTTCCCCGGGTACATCCGCTCGGAGATGAACGAGCGGGTCCGTAAGACCCCGCTGCTGGTGGACACCGCGACCGGGGTGCGCGCGATGGTCCGCGCGATCGAACGCGAGGTCGCCACCGCGTGCGTGCCCGCGTGGCCGTGGGCCTTGGTCGGGTTCGCCATGCGGCACCTGCCGCTGCGGGTCGTGGCGAGGCTGTCGTGACCGGGCCGGTGCGCGCCGAGGACGCCTTCGACACCGCCGCCGTGCACACCTGGATCCGCTCCACAATGGACATACCGGATGCCGAGCCGGAAGTCGGGCAATTCCCCGGCGGGGCCTCGAACCTGACGTACCTGCTGAGCTACCCCGATCGCGAACTGGTCCTGCGCCGACCGCCCGCGGGCCGCAAGGCCGCGTCCGCGCACGACATGCGGCGGGAGTTCCGGGTGCAACGCGCCCTCAAGCCGGTTTACCCGTACGTGCCGTCCGTGCTGGCCCTGTGCACCGACCACGGCGTCCTCGGCAGCGACTTCTACCTCATGGAACGCCTCCACGGCACGATCCTGCGCGGTGACCTGCCGCCGGACATGTCCCTGACCCCGCGGCAGGCGACGGAGTTGTCCACCGCGCTGGTGGACCGGCTCGTCGACCTGCACCGGGTCGACCCGGCCGCCGCCGGGCTCACCGACCTGGGCAAGGGCGCGGGCTACGTGGCTCGGCAGGTGCGCGGCTGGACCGAGCGGTTCGCCGCCGCCCGAACCGACAACGTCCCCGACTTCGCCGCCGTCACCACGTGGCTCGCCGCGACCCAACCCGGTGACGTGGCCTCGGTGGTGATCCACAACGACTGGCGCTTCGACAACGCGGTGCTGCGCGGCGGTGCGGTCGTCGGCGTGCTCGACTGGGAGATGGCGACCCTCGGCGACCCGCTGATGGACCTCGGCGGCGCCCTCGCCTACTGGGTGCAGGCCGACGACGAGCCCGAATTCCGGCGCGCCCGCAGACAACCGACCCACCTGCCTGGCATGCTCACCCGCGCCGAGGTGGTCGCCCACTACGTCGAGCGGACCGGTCTCCGCCCGGCCGACTGGGCCTTCTACGAGGTCTTCGGACTGTTCCGACTGGCGGTGATCATGCAGCAGATCTACTACCGCTACCACCACGGGCACACCGGGAACCCGGCATTCCGGGACTTCTGGACGCACATCGGCTACCTCGACCGGCGCTGCCGCGAGGTGATCGCCGCCCCTCGGTGAAGGAGCACCCATGGCCCGGCCGAAGATCGATCCCGTCGTCTGGCGCGCCCCCCGGGCGATTAAGCCGCCGCGCGGCTCGACGCTGCCGCCGCTGACCGTGCTCCCGGTCGCGGGCAAGGGCACCGAGGACGTGCTGGTCGACGCCGAGGGCCGGGTGCTCACCGGCGTCGAGGACGGCCGCATCCTGCGGATCGCCGACGGCGCGGCCGAGGTCGTCGCCGACACCGGCGGCCGCCCGCTCGGCCTGGAGTTCTACCCCGACGGGCGGCTGCTGGTTTGCGACGCCGACCGTGGGCTGCTGCTGGTCGACGGGTCAACCGGCGACGTGGAGGTGCTGATCCCGGCCGGACCGAACCTGCGGGTGTGCAACAACGCCGCGGTGGCCGCCGACGGCACCGTCTACTTCACCAACTCGACCGACCGGTTCGACCTGGAGTTCTGGAAGGCGGACCTGCTGGAGCACTCCGGGACCGGGCGGCTGCTGCGCCGCGACCCGGACGGGTCGGTGCACACGCTGCTGACCGGGCTGCAGTTCGCCAACGGGGTCGCCCTCGCACCGGACGGGTCCAGCGTGGTGGTCGCCGACGTGTGGGAGTACCGGCTGCGCCGGGTGTGGCTCACCGGCGCGCGGCAGGGGCACTCGGACGTGCTCGCCGAGAACCTGCCCGCGTTCCCGGACAACATCTCCACCGGGTCCGACGGCCTGGTCTGGATCGCCATGGCCAGCCCGCGCGACGCGCTGGTCGACCTGCTGCTGCGCACCCCGCCGGTGCTGCGCAAGCTGCTGTGGCGGGTCCCGGAGCGGTTGCAGCCCAAGGAGAAGCGGACCGTGTGGACGCGGGCGCTCGACTTCGCGACCGGTGCCGCGGTGCACGACTTCCACGGCGTGGTCCCCGACTTCCACATGGTCACCGGCGTCCGGGAACACCACGGCCGGGTCTACCTGGGCAGCCTCGAGGAACGCGCCATCGCCTGGTTCGACCTGCCCCGCTGAGCCCGTTCGGGGGCACGGGTTCCCCCACACCGGTGGCAACTCCCACACCTCGCGACCCGCGCGGCACGATCGACACAGTGCTACCGCCGTGTCGCGTTCCGTGAACCCTTGAGTTGGGGAGACCCCATGCGCAAGCTCCTGCGAGCCGCCGTGCTCGGCTTCGCCCTCGTCGCCGCACTCGCCGCGCCCGCACACGCCGACTCGCCCGACAAGTCCGACTCGCCCAACAAAGTGGTTGGCGGCGTGCCCGCCCCGCTGGGGGCCTACCCCTGGCTGGCACGGCTGTCCATGGGCTGCGGCGGCTCGCTCATCACGCCCAACGTGGTCTTGACCGCGGCGCACTGCGTCGGCGCGACCGGGCCGGACACCCGCGTCCAAGCCTTGTTCGGCGTTGTCGACCTGGAGAGCCCCAAGGCGATCGTCGTCGACTCCGTGTACGTCTACCGATCGCCGGACTACTCGACCGCGGGCCGCGGCTC
It includes:
- a CDS encoding bifunctional 3'-5' exonuclease/DNA polymerase, which translates into the protein MRVVAVPGAEGAGRVLVPDQAPFDVPDLAAWMADLEREHAPRWVLPALDEAYPALLRAGVRLGRCHDLALVEGILLAFEQRPGQPRNLAAAWARPRGLAEPADPPPLERDSPPALFETDRGTTPPGVDPVLAAADVLADQERRLASTAHPDRLRLLAAAESAGGLAAAEMTHHGLPWRPEVHIGLLTETLGPRTAPGVRPAKLAALAERISAAFSGRPINPDHPPSIVKAFAREGIEVSSARAWVLREIEHPAVAPLLEYKELARLWVVHGWSWLDSWVTAGRFRPEYVVGGVVSGRWATRGGAALQLPKTLRTAVRADPGWSLVVADASQLEPRVLGALSGDQRFAEVSATDDLYTSLAADAFDGDRGRAKIAMLSAMYGGTSGEAGPLLAVLRKRFPVAVDYVEHAARAGEEGRIVRSRLGRTSPPPSEAWRERTGAAETETEERAGRQAAREWGRFTRNFVVQASAADWALTMLATLRRRLFEVAPNAQIVFFQHDEVLVHCPSEVADVVVAEIGAAAEEASRLVFPGTAVLFPLVAQVAQSYADAK
- a CDS encoding S1 family peptidase, coding for MARRITALLSATVATAGAVVAVSLSAEAAPAPAAADGMHAAMQRDLGLSANQATSRIANEDRATKADRALRKQLANRHGGSWYDAGRGKLVVAVTDSGAAAAARSAGADAVVVSRTEAQLDDLKAKLDANLARSPKTVPAWYVDVTSNKIVVKSRGSALAAARAFVAASGVPADAVAVEASDEAPRKLIDVVGGNAYYIGSGTRCSVGFSVNGGFITAGHCGRTGATTTTPSGTFAGSSFPGNDYAFVRVNSGNTMIGAVNNYSGGRVAVAGSTEAPVGSSICRSGSTTGWHCGTIQARNSSVTYPEGTITGLIRTSVCAEPGDSGGSAISGGQAQGVTSGGSGNCSSGGTTYFQPVNEILQVYGLSLITNGGTPPTTTPPTTPPGTCTGTTYTGSLASGGQAIQPNNSYYQTSATGAHRGCLSGPSGSDYDLYLQKWNGSSWANVASGTTPSNAESVSYTGTAGYYRWQIHAYSGSGSYTLRASRP
- a CDS encoding acyl-CoA dehydrogenase family protein produces the protein MDFAHSARAADLLARVTGFVRDEVEPVEAEHLRELARLDNPWVVLPLVEELKAKARAQGLWNLFLPEESGLSTVEYAPLAEAMGRSLLAPEVFNCNAPDTGNMEVLHRYGSPAQRDRWLRPLLDGAIRSAFCMTEPDVASSDATTMAATAVPDGDEIVLNGTKWFSTGIGHPNCAVAIFMGRTDPAAPRHAQHTMLLVPLDTPGVEVQRMLPVFGRHDEPHGHGQVGFTDVRLPLDSVIAGVGRGFEIAQGRLGPGRVHHCMRLVGLAEKALELACLRATGRVAFGKPLADLGGNRERIADARIAIDQARLLVLNAAWKLDTVGIEGARSEVSQIKVAVPSMALSVIDLAIQLHGAAGMTDDFPLAAAYASARSLRLADGPDEVHRGVVARVELAKYRRESR
- a CDS encoding SDR family oxidoreductase; this encodes MTRENIFITGASSGLGAEMARQFAAMGRTLVLAARRTDRLAALRQELLTANPGATVLVKALDVTDHDAVFRVFAEARSELGSLDRVVVNAGLGKGQPLGTGYFHANKQTAETNFVAALAQCEAAMTAFREQGAGHLVVVSSMSAMRGMPRNLSTYAASKAGVAALAEGIRADTLRTPIKVTTLFPGYIRSEMNERVRKTPLLVDTATGVRAMVRAIEREVATACVPAWPWALVGFAMRHLPLRVVARLS
- a CDS encoding LysR family transcriptional regulator; protein product: MELELRHFKIIVAVAEAGSITKAASTLGLAQPALTAQLHRIERALGGPLFERDRKGARPTALGELVLSRARLLLPAVSGLREEAARFANNAALPGDTPARLRLGSATGPVLGGLVHQLNAAYPDLHVTTHVSWSSEELASMVADGRVDYTLVGVCGDAPPPSQPGLIWRTLATDPVFVLLSDKHPLASLPEVELSDLAGSQWGATPGDGCFADCFAAACARAGFTPRTLYETDVNSCIDLVESGDAVVLCQPMFRKMPGVVPVPIAGNPLRWRNLIGWHPDGSAAAFSDQLVKMASTAYADVIARSARYTEFLRDHPGFGVERPEAI
- a CDS encoding acyl-CoA synthetase; this translates as MRRAGLVPLSRPDHVLGSMVAMRRLGPIAGAARIAATRDRAAVGLVDELGPLTFAELDRRSNALARAFAERGVTPDSVVALLARDHRGAVETMLAASKLGARLLLMNTGFARPQLVDVAEREGVTVFVYDQEFTPLVEALPRSLPSYLAWVDDAPEGAVTLEDLIAGTDDRAVPMPRQPGGMVLLTSGTTGTPKGAPRQVRSPLAAAQFLDRIPLRTGEATVLAAPLFHATGFSQFIISFALGSRVVVRRRFDPEATLAAIADNRATALVLVPTMLQRILDLGEDVLARYDTGSLRIVFTAGSALSPELGNRASRVFGDVIHNLYGSTEVSVASVATPRDWRAAPGTVGKPPVGCQVVLYDADGAPVTEPGVTGRVFAGSGLAFGGYTDGRHKEVIGGLLSTGDVGHFDAEGRLFIDGRDDDMIVSGGENVFPGEIENLLVAFPGVVEAAVLGVPDAEFGQRLKAFVVLEPGAAVTEERLREHVRTNLARFKVPREVVFLDELPRNATGKLLRNQLA
- a CDS encoding S8 family peptidase gives rise to the protein MTSKREGRRGRLAVGFALVGAAAIAAVAITPTAQAAEGQVRFAGSPDAIADSYIVVLKDTRAAIGAQSAALADRYDATVNRQFDTAITGFSATMSAERAAELAADPAVAYVQANQRFHATGTQENPPSWGLDRIDQADLPLDDSYTYPSEAADVTAYVIDTGVNAAHTTFGGRASGGFDAVDNDDDPDDGNGHGTHVAGTIGGKEYGVAKGVKIVPVRVLDDNGSGSTDGVVAGIEWVAENHSGASVANMSLGGPADSALDQAVKGAISAGVTFAVAAGNSGDNASGYSPARVQEAITVAASDDADKQAQFSSHGSIVDIYAPGVNITSSWIGSTTATNRISGTSMATPHVTGAAALYLAGNPSASPADVAAALVEAASADKISNPSSGTPNKLLHVGS